The Brachybacterium huguangmaarense genome contains a region encoding:
- a CDS encoding arginine repressor, giving the protein MSAADPALRAPQTKTSRQRRIVELLTRQEVGSQAQLADLLASEGLAVTQATLSRDLVELRAEKVRGSSGALVYQVPPEGPDPRGRSLNVTTEQLASQLSRLCEELLVSADSSGNLVVVRTPPGAAQFLASAVDRSVLPGVLGTIAGDDTILLITRGVDEGSDLARRLLRLADPRHDGA; this is encoded by the coding sequence ATGAGCGCCGCCGACCCGGCGCTGCGCGCGCCCCAGACCAAGACCTCCCGGCAGCGACGGATCGTCGAGCTGCTGACCCGCCAGGAGGTCGGCTCCCAGGCGCAGCTCGCCGACCTGCTCGCGAGCGAGGGCCTCGCCGTCACCCAGGCCACGCTCTCGCGCGACCTCGTCGAGCTGCGCGCCGAGAAGGTCCGCGGCAGCTCCGGCGCCCTCGTCTACCAGGTGCCGCCCGAGGGGCCCGATCCGCGCGGGCGCTCGCTCAACGTCACGACCGAGCAGCTCGCCTCCCAGCTGTCTCGCCTGTGCGAGGAGCTGCTCGTCTCCGCCGATTCGAGCGGTAACCTCGTCGTCGTGCGCACGCCGCCGGGGGCCGCCCAGTTCCTGGCCTCCGCCGTGGACCGGTCGGTGCTCCCGGGAGTGCTCGGGACCATCGCCGGGGACGACACCATCCTCCTGATCACGCGGGGCGTCGACGAGGGCAGCGACCTCGCCCGACGCCTGCTCCGCCTCGCCGACCCCCGCCACGACGGCGCCTGA
- a CDS encoding argininosuccinate synthase, with translation MTERIVLAYSGGLDTSVAIGWIHDATGADVIACAVDVGQGGEDLEVVRQRALDCGAVEAYVADARDEFAEEYCMPALKANALYMDAYPVVSAISRPVITKHLVRAAKQFGASTVAHGCTGKGNDQVRFEVSITSLAPELKCIAPVRDLALTRDRAIEYAERKQLPIATTKNNPFSIDQNVWGRAIETGFLEDIWNEPTKDVYNYTDDPAFPPVADEVVIGFEQGVPVTIDGRPVTPLQAIQEMNRRAGAQGIGRIDIVEDRLVGIKSREVYEAPGAMALITAHQELERVTLEREQGRFKRQVGDRWTELVYDGQWFSPLKQSLDAFIEDTQRYVSGEIRLSLHGGRATVTGRRSETSLYDFSLATYDEGDAFDQSQAKGFIEIYGLAAKQAAARDVAFGNGADLTVDAAPAAGSEGAR, from the coding sequence GTGACCGAACGCATCGTCCTCGCCTACTCCGGCGGCCTCGACACCTCCGTGGCCATCGGCTGGATCCACGACGCCACCGGCGCCGACGTCATCGCCTGCGCGGTCGACGTCGGCCAGGGCGGCGAGGACCTCGAGGTGGTCCGCCAGCGCGCCCTCGACTGTGGCGCCGTCGAGGCGTACGTCGCCGACGCCCGCGACGAGTTCGCCGAGGAGTACTGCATGCCGGCGCTCAAGGCCAACGCCCTCTACATGGACGCCTACCCCGTGGTCTCGGCGATCTCGCGCCCCGTCATCACCAAGCACCTCGTGCGCGCGGCCAAGCAGTTCGGCGCGAGCACCGTCGCCCACGGCTGCACCGGCAAGGGCAACGACCAGGTGCGCTTCGAGGTCTCGATCACCTCGCTCGCGCCCGAGCTCAAGTGCATCGCCCCCGTGCGCGACCTCGCGCTCACGCGCGACCGCGCGATCGAGTACGCCGAGCGCAAGCAGCTGCCGATCGCGACGACCAAGAACAACCCGTTCTCGATCGACCAGAACGTGTGGGGCCGCGCCATCGAGACCGGCTTCCTCGAGGACATCTGGAACGAGCCGACCAAGGACGTCTACAACTACACCGACGACCCGGCCTTCCCGCCCGTCGCCGACGAGGTCGTGATCGGCTTCGAGCAGGGCGTGCCCGTGACGATCGACGGCCGCCCCGTCACCCCGCTCCAGGCGATCCAGGAGATGAACCGCCGGGCCGGCGCCCAGGGCATCGGCCGGATCGACATCGTCGAGGACCGCCTCGTGGGCATCAAGTCCCGCGAGGTCTACGAGGCCCCGGGCGCGATGGCCCTGATCACGGCGCACCAGGAGCTCGAGCGGGTCACCCTCGAGCGCGAGCAGGGCCGCTTCAAGCGCCAGGTGGGCGACCGCTGGACCGAGCTCGTCTACGACGGCCAGTGGTTCTCTCCGCTCAAGCAGTCCCTCGACGCGTTCATCGAGGACACCCAGCGCTACGTCTCCGGCGAGATCCGGCTGTCGCTGCACGGCGGCCGCGCGACCGTCACCGGGCGCCGCTCCGAGACGAGCCTGTACGACTTCTCGCTCGCCACCTACGACGAGGGCGACGCGTTCGACCAGTCCCAGGCCAAGGGCTTCATCGAGATCTACGGCCTCGCGGCCAAGCAGGCCGCGGCGCGCGACGTCGCGTTCGGCAACGGCGCGGACCTCACGGTCGACGCCGCCCCGGCCGCCGGGTCCGAGGGGGCCCGGTGA
- the argH gene encoding argininosuccinate lyase, which translates to MTAGPEDGAPAERLALWGGRFGSGPAAALAALSKSTHFDWRLAPYDVRGSKAHAHVLHAAGLLDDEELATMQGALDQLAADVASGAFVAAADDEDVHTALERGLIERAGPAVGGKLRAGRSRNDQIATLIRLFVRDQARVVGAAVLDLVDVLQARAVEVHGAPMPGRTHLQHAQPVLLSHHLLAHAWPLLRDVERLRDLDERAAVSPYGSGALAGSSLGLDPEAVAAELGFAGSVWNSIDGTASRDVAAEFSFVLAMIAIDVSRLAEEIILWNTKEFSFITLDDAYSTGSSIMPQKKNPDIAELARGKAGRVIGDLTGLLTTLKALPLAYNRDLQEDKEPIFDQVDSVMLVLPAFTGMVATLVFHTDRMAALAPQGFSLATDIADHLVRQGVAFRDAHEISGACVRVAEEQDKELWDLTDEEFAAISPHLDASVRAVLTVDGSIASRDAKGGTAPVRVAEQEQEAAAQSTRLRAFTGAGALA; encoded by the coding sequence GTGACGGCGGGGCCCGAGGACGGCGCCCCCGCCGAGCGCCTCGCGCTGTGGGGCGGCCGCTTCGGCTCCGGCCCCGCGGCCGCGCTCGCCGCCCTGTCGAAGTCCACGCACTTCGACTGGCGCCTGGCGCCCTATGACGTCCGCGGCTCGAAGGCCCACGCCCACGTGCTGCACGCCGCGGGGCTCCTGGACGACGAGGAGCTCGCGACGATGCAGGGAGCGCTCGACCAGCTGGCCGCGGACGTCGCCTCGGGCGCCTTCGTGGCCGCCGCCGACGACGAGGACGTGCACACCGCCCTCGAGCGCGGCCTGATCGAGCGGGCGGGCCCCGCGGTCGGCGGCAAGCTGCGCGCCGGCCGCTCGCGCAACGACCAGATCGCGACCCTGATCCGACTGTTCGTGCGCGACCAGGCCCGCGTCGTCGGCGCCGCCGTGCTCGACCTCGTGGACGTGCTGCAGGCGCGCGCCGTCGAGGTGCACGGCGCCCCGATGCCCGGCCGCACCCATCTCCAGCACGCCCAGCCGGTGCTGCTGAGCCACCACCTGCTGGCCCATGCGTGGCCGCTCCTGCGGGACGTCGAGCGCCTGCGGGACCTCGACGAGCGCGCGGCCGTGAGCCCCTACGGCTCGGGCGCGCTGGCCGGGTCCTCGCTCGGCCTCGACCCCGAGGCCGTCGCCGCCGAGCTCGGCTTCGCCGGCTCGGTGTGGAACTCGATCGACGGCACCGCCTCGCGCGACGTCGCCGCCGAGTTCTCCTTCGTGCTCGCGATGATCGCGATCGACGTCTCCCGGCTCGCCGAGGAGATCATCCTGTGGAACACCAAGGAGTTCTCGTTCATCACGCTCGACGACGCCTACTCCACGGGCTCGTCGATCATGCCGCAGAAGAAGAACCCCGACATCGCCGAGCTCGCGCGCGGCAAGGCGGGGCGCGTGATCGGCGACCTGACAGGCCTGCTCACGACCCTCAAGGCGCTGCCGCTCGCGTACAACCGCGACCTCCAGGAGGACAAGGAGCCGATCTTCGACCAGGTCGACTCCGTGATGCTCGTGCTGCCGGCCTTCACGGGCATGGTCGCGACCCTCGTGTTCCACACCGACCGGATGGCGGCCCTGGCACCGCAGGGCTTCTCGCTCGCGACCGACATCGCCGACCACCTGGTGCGCCAGGGGGTCGCCTTCCGGGACGCCCACGAGATCTCCGGGGCGTGCGTGCGGGTGGCCGAGGAGCAGGACAAGGAGCTGTGGGACCTCACGGACGAGGAGTTCGCCGCGATCTCCCCGCACCTCGACGCCTCCGTGCGCGCCGTGCTCACCGTGGACGGCTCGATCGCCTCGCGCGACGCCAAGGGCGGGACCGCGCCCGTGCGCGTCGCGGAGCAGGAGCAGGAGGCGGCGGCGCAGAGCACCAGACTGCGCGCCTTCACGGGCGCCGGCGCCCTCGCCTGA
- the tyrS gene encoding tyrosine--tRNA ligase produces MQTILDDLETRGLVVQTTGREALGQALADGPVSLYCGFDPTASSLHVGHLTQVLTMRRFQLAGHRPYALVGGATGLIGDPRMTGERVLHDASVVEGWVQNLRDQISRLVDLDGEFGVRMVNNLDWIGQMSALELLRDIGKNYRMGTMLAKETVARRLASDEGISYTEFSYQILQGIDFLELHRRHGVTLQYGGNDQWGNLLSGVDLVRKTDGDEVHAMTTPLVTKADGQKFGKSEGGAVWLDPDQTSPYAFHQFWLNAADADVVAYLRYFTFRDPDDIAELERLTREEPQRRAAQRALADDLTTLVHGRRATDQAVEAAAVLFGRGDVRSLDEQTVQAVARELPQSTLARSTSLLDAFVASGIVTSKGEARRAAGQSGLTVNGEPVSVDGLAGPLEDVAPLPGGRVLLRRGRKSAAMVALAP; encoded by the coding sequence ATGCAGACCATCCTGGACGACCTCGAGACACGAGGACTCGTCGTGCAGACCACCGGGCGCGAGGCGCTCGGGCAGGCTCTCGCGGATGGACCGGTCTCCCTGTATTGCGGCTTCGACCCCACGGCCTCGTCGCTGCACGTAGGTCATCTGACGCAGGTGCTCACGATGCGGCGCTTCCAGCTGGCCGGACATCGCCCGTACGCCCTCGTCGGCGGGGCCACCGGGCTCATCGGCGACCCCCGGATGACGGGGGAGCGCGTGCTCCATGACGCGAGCGTCGTCGAGGGCTGGGTCCAGAACCTGCGCGACCAGATCTCCCGCCTCGTGGACCTCGACGGCGAGTTCGGGGTGCGCATGGTCAACAACCTCGACTGGATCGGGCAGATGAGCGCCCTGGAGCTCCTGCGCGACATCGGCAAGAACTACCGCATGGGCACGATGCTCGCCAAGGAGACCGTGGCGAGACGCCTCGCGAGCGACGAGGGGATCAGCTACACCGAGTTCAGCTACCAGATCCTGCAGGGCATCGACTTCCTCGAGCTCCACCGGCGCCACGGGGTCACGCTCCAGTACGGGGGCAACGACCAGTGGGGCAACCTGCTGTCCGGGGTGGACCTCGTGCGCAAGACGGACGGCGACGAGGTGCACGCGATGACCACGCCCCTCGTCACGAAGGCCGACGGGCAGAAGTTCGGCAAGTCCGAGGGCGGCGCCGTCTGGCTCGACCCGGACCAGACCTCGCCGTACGCCTTCCACCAGTTCTGGCTCAACGCCGCGGACGCCGATGTCGTCGCCTACCTGCGGTACTTCACGTTCCGCGACCCCGACGACATCGCCGAGCTCGAGCGGCTGACCCGGGAGGAGCCGCAGCGCCGCGCGGCCCAGCGTGCGCTCGCCGACGATCTGACCACGCTCGTGCACGGCCGACGCGCCACCGACCAGGCCGTCGAGGCGGCCGCGGTCCTGTTCGGGCGAGGGGACGTGCGCTCCCTCGACGAGCAGACCGTGCAGGCGGTGGCCCGGGAGCTGCCGCAGAGCACCCTGGCCCGGTCGACATCGCTCCTCGACGCCTTCGTCGCGTCCGGGATCGTGACCTCCAAGGGCGAGGCACGCCGCGCCGCCGGCCAGTCCGGCCTCACCGTCAACGGCGAGCCGGTGTCGGTGGACGGACTCGCCGGCCCGCTCGAGGACGTCGCTCCGCTGCCGGGCGGCCGTGTGCTGCTGCGGCGAGGCCGCAAGTCCGCCGCGATGGTCGCGCTCGCGCCCTGA
- a CDS encoding polyprenyl synthetase family protein — MRSSLAFVPDVDDSLAAAIEDRLERVEERLREVVSTSDTMARWTSRHLMDAGGKRVRPLLALLAGSFGDLERPEVVDAAVLVELTHLATLYHDDVMDDASTRRGARTAHEVWGNSVAILTGDFLFARASALSSSLGPEAVLIHARTFERLCMGQLHETVGVGADEDPFEHYLGVLSDKTASLIASAGRLGALQAGCPASIADTLARYGEKVGVAFQLADDVLDLRSDPASSGKTPGTDLREGVPTMPTLLVRRRVAAGEAGADAHRLVELLDADLTDDAPLEAALDLLRRDPAVDQTELMAQRYADEAVAILHELPAGSVRDALEHFTQSLVRRSV, encoded by the coding sequence ATGCGCTCGTCCCTGGCGTTCGTCCCGGACGTGGATGATTCCCTCGCCGCGGCGATCGAGGATCGGCTCGAGCGGGTCGAGGAGCGGCTGCGCGAGGTCGTGAGCACCTCGGACACCATGGCCCGCTGGACCTCCCGTCACCTCATGGACGCGGGCGGCAAGCGCGTGCGCCCCCTGCTCGCCCTGCTCGCCGGCTCCTTCGGCGACCTGGAGCGCCCCGAGGTCGTCGACGCCGCCGTGCTCGTCGAGCTGACCCATCTGGCGACCCTGTACCACGACGACGTCATGGACGACGCCTCGACCCGGCGCGGCGCCCGCACCGCCCACGAGGTCTGGGGCAACTCGGTCGCGATCCTCACCGGCGACTTCCTCTTCGCGCGCGCGAGCGCGCTGAGCTCCTCGCTCGGCCCCGAGGCCGTGCTGATCCACGCCCGGACCTTCGAGCGACTGTGCATGGGCCAGCTCCACGAGACCGTGGGGGTCGGCGCGGACGAGGACCCCTTCGAGCACTACCTGGGCGTGCTCTCGGACAAGACGGCGTCGCTCATCGCCTCGGCCGGACGCCTCGGCGCCCTCCAGGCCGGCTGCCCGGCCTCGATCGCCGACACCCTCGCCCGCTACGGCGAGAAGGTCGGCGTCGCGTTCCAGCTCGCCGACGACGTGCTGGACCTGCGCAGCGACCCGGCCTCCTCCGGCAAGACCCCGGGCACCGACCTGCGCGAAGGCGTGCCCACCATGCCGACGCTGCTCGTCCGCCGACGCGTCGCCGCGGGCGAGGCGGGCGCCGACGCACACCGTCTCGTCGAGCTGCTCGACGCCGATCTCACCGACGACGCCCCCCTCGAGGCGGCCCTCGATCTGCTGCGTCGCGATCCCGCCGTCGACCAGACCGAGCTCATGGCCCAGCGCTACGCCGACGAGGCCGTCGCGATCCTCCATGAGCTCCCCGCCGGCTCGGTGCGCGATGCGCTCGAGCACTTCACGCAGTCCCTGGTGCGCCGCTCCGTCTGA